In a genomic window of Octadecabacter temperatus:
- a CDS encoding OmpH family outer membrane protein translates to MRLWATISVSRLLAVFALALLSGSGSAQQAVDPSVFEVPTVQVAPTILTVDIEQLFIQSQFGQRVGQSYAQGREALATENGRIAQALREDELALAAQRSEMDVAVFREEAVAFDEKAQAIRRAQDAKERELEEALSLGRDQFLSVTRPILGELMVERGAFAILDRRSVLLSLGSIDVTENAIARIDAAIGDGSQITLETAPDSTTDDTPEN, encoded by the coding sequence ATGCGTCTCTGGGCAACCATTTCGGTTTCTCGTCTACTGGCCGTTTTCGCATTAGCGCTTCTTTCTGGAAGCGGGAGCGCGCAACAAGCGGTCGACCCTTCAGTGTTTGAAGTGCCAACGGTACAGGTCGCGCCGACAATCCTGACCGTTGATATTGAGCAGCTGTTTATTCAGTCGCAGTTCGGACAACGCGTTGGGCAAAGCTATGCCCAAGGGCGCGAAGCGCTTGCGACAGAAAATGGACGAATCGCACAGGCGCTTCGTGAAGACGAACTCGCGTTAGCAGCACAACGCAGCGAAATGGATGTCGCAGTCTTTCGGGAGGAAGCCGTCGCATTTGACGAAAAGGCACAGGCAATCCGGCGGGCCCAAGATGCCAAAGAGCGCGAGCTTGAAGAGGCGCTTTCGCTTGGACGTGATCAGTTCCTCAGCGTGACCCGCCCGATCCTTGGCGAATTGATGGTGGAACGCGGGGCATTTGCAATCCTCGATCGGCGTTCTGTATTGCTATCACTGGGCAGCATTGATGTAACCGAAAACGCCATTGCACGGATCGACGCCGCTATCGGGGACGGATCGCAGATAACGCTAGAAACAGCGCCAGATTCCACAACGGATGACACCCCTGAAAATTAG
- the fabZ gene encoding 3-hydroxyacyl-ACP dehydratase FabZ, translating to MSDPITSADIQLIQRIIPHRYPFLLVDKVIDIEGTTSATGIKNVTMNEPHFQGHFPGTPIMPGVTIIEAMAQTSAVMVGATMGLMDKNMLIYFMGIDGCKFRRKVVPGDVLEMKVETTRGKPGGKVWKFKGVATVDGELAAEAEFTAMMDMQS from the coding sequence ATGTCAGACCCGATTACATCCGCAGATATTCAATTGATCCAACGGATTATCCCGCATCGCTATCCTTTCCTGCTGGTGGACAAAGTCATAGACATCGAAGGTACGACATCCGCGACGGGCATCAAGAACGTCACGATGAACGAGCCGCATTTTCAGGGCCACTTCCCGGGCACACCAATCATGCCGGGTGTCACGATTATTGAGGCCATGGCGCAAACATCTGCCGTTATGGTCGGGGCCACGATGGGCCTGATGGACAAGAACATGCTGATCTATTTCATGGGCATCGACGGCTGTAAGTTCCGCCGTAAAGTTGTCCCCGGTGATGTGTTGGAAATGAAGGTCGAAACCACGCGCGGCAAGCCCGGTGGTAAGGTTTGGAAATTCAAAGGCGTCGCAACTGTTGATGGCGAACTCGCGGCTGAAGCAGAGTTCACTGCAATGATGGACATGCAGAGCTAA
- the lpxA gene encoding acyl-ACP--UDP-N-acetylglucosamine O-acyltransferase produces the protein MAIHPSAIIEDGAQIGADVSIGPFCIVGPKVVLGDRVELKSHVVVTGDTQIGADTSIFPFCCIGEIPQDVKFHGEAAKLVIGERNRIREHVTMNPGTEGGGGITKVGDDGFFLAGCHVAHDAIVGDRVIVVNQTAIAGHCIIEDDVIIGGLCGIHQFVRIGKGAIIGALSMVTNDVIPHGLVQGPRGELDGLNLVGLKRRGVDRKDISALRVAFQTLKDGDGSFMDRARRLGDESESAHVSEMVDFILADTDRHFLTPR, from the coding sequence ATGGCCATTCACCCTTCCGCCATTATTGAGGACGGCGCGCAGATTGGCGCGGACGTTTCGATTGGTCCGTTTTGCATTGTCGGCCCCAAAGTCGTTCTTGGCGATCGGGTTGAACTGAAGTCCCATGTGGTGGTGACGGGTGATACGCAAATTGGCGCGGATACGTCGATATTCCCGTTTTGCTGCATTGGTGAAATTCCGCAGGATGTGAAATTCCACGGCGAAGCTGCAAAATTGGTCATAGGTGAACGCAACCGCATCCGCGAACACGTGACCATGAATCCTGGAACCGAAGGCGGCGGTGGCATAACCAAAGTTGGCGATGACGGGTTCTTCCTTGCTGGGTGCCATGTTGCACATGACGCCATCGTCGGCGACCGCGTGATTGTCGTGAACCAAACGGCGATTGCAGGGCACTGCATCATTGAAGACGACGTTATCATTGGCGGGTTGTGTGGGATTCACCAGTTCGTACGCATTGGCAAAGGCGCGATTATTGGCGCTTTGTCGATGGTCACAAACGACGTCATCCCACATGGTTTGGTGCAAGGACCACGGGGCGAATTGGACGGGTTGAACCTTGTCGGGTTAAAGCGCCGCGGTGTGGATCGCAAAGATATCTCTGCGCTGCGGGTCGCGTTTCAAACTCTCAAGGACGGGGATGGTTCGTTCATGGATCGCGCACGTCGTTTGGGCGATGAATCCGAGAGCGCACATGTTTCTGAAATGGTCGATTTCATCCTCGCCGATACGGACCGCCATTTCCTGACCCCAAGATGA
- a CDS encoding LpxI family protein: MTIALIAGTGGLPPHLAGSLKAAGNAPLVCEMEGFSSSIAGGFKRLSFRIETLASFLNELKRLDVTQICMAGAVSRPKVDPTLIDAATAPLVPRLSAAMAKGDDGTLREIVALFEEWGFEVVGAHEIAPELLPNAGVLTQIAPHDIETEVAVARKALDQMGRADIGQAVVVRDGTILVSEDDRGTAAMLNSLCQPSSQNVFMPNDTSTVLGIAISAVGIAAGAALADTATKGPAEGGVLYKAPKPDQILTADMPLIGPETAMQASEAGLAGIVIPSGVVMVLDLPQVVAILNAQNMFLWVTS; the protein is encoded by the coding sequence ATGACCATCGCGCTGATCGCAGGGACGGGTGGTTTGCCTCCCCATTTGGCGGGTAGCCTCAAAGCAGCAGGGAACGCTCCTCTGGTCTGTGAAATGGAGGGTTTTTCTTCTTCTATAGCGGGTGGTTTCAAACGTTTGTCGTTTCGTATCGAGACGTTAGCTAGCTTTCTGAATGAATTGAAGAGATTGGACGTTACGCAAATTTGTATGGCAGGGGCAGTGTCACGGCCTAAGGTCGATCCTACGCTCATTGACGCCGCAACCGCACCGCTAGTTCCTCGGCTCAGCGCAGCAATGGCCAAAGGAGACGATGGCACCCTGCGTGAAATTGTTGCACTCTTTGAAGAGTGGGGGTTCGAAGTTGTCGGTGCTCATGAAATTGCTCCGGAATTGTTGCCTAACGCAGGCGTTTTAACGCAAATCGCACCTCATGATATCGAAACGGAAGTTGCCGTTGCACGCAAAGCACTTGACCAGATGGGGCGTGCCGATATTGGGCAAGCGGTTGTGGTTCGAGACGGAACAATTCTTGTGAGCGAAGATGACCGCGGAACCGCTGCTATGCTTAATAGTCTTTGCCAACCGTCCTCTCAGAACGTTTTCATGCCAAACGATACAAGCACCGTTCTTGGAATTGCAATTTCTGCAGTTGGCATTGCTGCAGGCGCTGCATTAGCCGACACGGCTACAAAAGGACCAGCGGAAGGGGGCGTTTTGTATAAAGCGCCTAAGCCGGACCAGATCTTGACTGCTGATATGCCGCTCATCGGGCCGGAAACAGCAATGCAGGCTTCCGAAGCAGGTTTGGCGGGCATCGTAATCCCAAGCGGCGTGGTGATGGTGCTCGACCTGCCGCAAGTCGTCGCAATCCTAAATGCGCAAAATATGTTCCTCTGGGTGACGTCATGA
- the lpxB gene encoding lipid-A-disaccharide synthase has protein sequence MKVFVIAGEPSGDKLGAALMEGLIHEVPDVTFEGIGGALMQNLGVKSLFPMEELSLMGIAEILPKYRHLKRRIRQTADAVIAAKPDVLITIDSPDFCLRVARLVKAGSNIRTVHYVAPTVWAWRPKRAEKMAQVIDHVLALFPFEPPFMEAAGMDCDFVGHPVAAEPPVTQDEIDAFKSSHGITQSPILAILPGSRRSEIARLAETFDAAFTQTDGAFRTVIVPTLPHLVEAVTTTLPLRNTNRCILSGDGLSPEAAARERLVAMACADVALAASGTVSLELAAVRTPMVIAYDMSWLSRQIISRMLLTDTVTLVNLVSETRVVPEFIGADCTPTPIAEALTNVLGNPDEQLDALDVTMERLGRGGDAPGLRAARAVLARL, from the coding sequence ATGAAGGTGTTCGTGATTGCGGGAGAGCCGTCCGGCGACAAGCTCGGCGCGGCCTTGATGGAAGGGTTGATCCACGAAGTCCCCGACGTGACCTTTGAGGGGATCGGCGGCGCGTTGATGCAAAACCTTGGCGTGAAAAGCCTGTTCCCGATGGAAGAACTGTCCCTCATGGGGATCGCGGAAATCCTGCCAAAGTATCGGCACCTAAAACGCCGTATCCGCCAAACGGCCGACGCTGTCATCGCTGCCAAGCCGGATGTCCTGATCACGATCGATAGCCCTGATTTCTGCCTTCGCGTCGCGCGGCTGGTCAAGGCAGGCTCAAACATCAGGACGGTGCATTACGTAGCCCCAACTGTTTGGGCGTGGCGCCCTAAGCGCGCCGAAAAAATGGCGCAGGTCATTGACCATGTGCTTGCGCTGTTCCCGTTTGAACCGCCCTTTATGGAAGCCGCAGGCATGGATTGTGATTTTGTCGGGCATCCCGTGGCGGCCGAACCGCCAGTTACCCAAGATGAGATCGACGCGTTCAAATCCAGCCACGGAATTACGCAATCGCCGATCTTAGCCATTCTTCCTGGTTCACGCCGCTCAGAAATTGCCCGTCTTGCTGAAACGTTCGACGCCGCATTCACACAAACGGATGGCGCGTTCAGAACGGTCATTGTCCCAACGCTACCGCACCTCGTTGAGGCTGTTACCACAACGCTGCCATTGAGAAATACCAACCGATGCATCCTATCCGGCGACGGCCTGTCCCCAGAAGCCGCAGCACGTGAACGCCTTGTTGCAATGGCATGCGCAGATGTGGCTTTGGCTGCTTCTGGAACCGTGTCCCTTGAACTTGCAGCCGTGCGCACCCCTATGGTCATCGCCTATGACATGAGCTGGCTTAGCCGACAGATCATCAGCCGCATGCTCCTGACAGATACTGTGACCTTGGTGAACCTCGTCAGCGAAACCCGCGTTGTGCCCGAATTCATTGGCGCCGATTGCACGCCAACCCCGATCGCAGAAGCGCTCACAAACGTTCTGGGGAACCCCGATGAACAACTCGATGCTCTTGATGTAACGATGGAACGCCTTGGCCGCGGTGGCGATGCCCCCGGTTTGCGTGCCGCGCGCGCAGTGCTTGCACGTCTGTAA
- a CDS encoding HpcH/HpaI aldolase family protein, whose protein sequence is MPAPQNALKAALDDGDIQNGLWLTLASGAVAEIAGKAGFDWCLIDAEHGPNTLTTIQTQLQALAGTPAQAVVRVPSGEDWILKQVLDLGVQTVVVPMVNTAQQAALVASAVRYPGQGSRGMGATLARASGYGEIVDYVSSANEQIFLFVQIESTEAVENVDAIAATPGVDGIFVGPADLSADMGFVGQMDAPEVIAAIDHVYERAKAAGKAIGTVVFDASDFQNQIDKGVTFLGLGADSFALQTSLRTLASKAP, encoded by the coding sequence ATGCCAGCCCCACAAAACGCCCTCAAAGCAGCCCTTGATGACGGCGACATTCAAAACGGTCTTTGGTTGACACTGGCCAGCGGTGCCGTTGCCGAAATCGCAGGGAAGGCGGGATTTGACTGGTGTTTGATCGATGCTGAACACGGGCCAAATACGCTCACCACAATCCAAACACAGCTTCAGGCCTTGGCGGGAACACCTGCGCAGGCGGTGGTGCGTGTGCCAAGTGGCGAGGACTGGATCCTGAAGCAGGTCTTGGACCTTGGCGTCCAAACAGTCGTCGTTCCAATGGTCAACACCGCACAACAAGCCGCGCTGGTCGCATCGGCCGTGCGGTACCCAGGGCAGGGGTCACGTGGAATGGGTGCAACCCTGGCCCGCGCCTCCGGTTACGGAGAGATCGTCGATTACGTAAGCTCAGCCAATGAGCAGATATTCCTGTTCGTGCAGATCGAAAGCACTGAAGCCGTCGAAAACGTAGATGCAATTGCCGCCACACCAGGCGTAGATGGCATTTTCGTCGGCCCAGCCGATCTCAGCGCCGATATGGGGTTCGTCGGCCAGATGGACGCTCCAGAGGTCATCGCTGCCATTGATCATGTCTATGAGCGCGCCAAAGCCGCCGGAAAAGCGATTGGAACCGTGGTTTTTGACGCGTCCGATTTCCAGAACCAAATCGACAAAGGCGTCACCTTTCTCGGCTTGGGCGCAGACAGTTTTGCGCTCCAAACCTCACTGCGCACGCTTGCTTCAAAAGCGCCCTGA